The proteins below are encoded in one region of Oncorhynchus kisutch isolate 150728-3 linkage group LG14, Okis_V2, whole genome shotgun sequence:
- the LOC109875843 gene encoding F-actin-uncapping protein LRRC16A isoform X2 — protein sequence MSEEDTGIPKELLESLRDAVGMKIKLTLKKRLKLEVKGDKLENRVLALASHRVFLLTARVPAKIEQTFNYLDIQGIISNKPTQLLLEYDRGQLSLKLGSVEDVDEVVAHIGSCLHRICPGLSPAKAMKKLTLKPPERTAALQSLWEDQATTDLGPCGGFSHMYWCLCDQLGLPFREEVQWDVDTIYQTQDTRELNLQDFVHLDNRDLVAIIVVLEYNQWFTKLSTKDYKLSTDVCEEILRVVSRSSRLEELVLENAGLRSDFVQKLANALTCNPASALHTLNLTNNSLEDKGISALSAQLAKLPMGLKHLNLSKTSISQKGVNSLAQALSANPAVPTTLTHLDLCGNSLRGDDLSNLYNFLGQHNSLVTLDLSSSDCCLDQVCTSLLRGSLKHLSVLNMSKSVFSHRRSKDVPHSFKQFFGTALALSSVNLSGTKLPLEALKALLLGLGCNPNLSEVSLDLSSSELRSGGSQILEGCIAEIPNISSLDISDNGLDSDLTTLLVWLAKNRSIRHLSLGKNFNNIKSKNLSQVLDNLVHMIQEEESPLTSLSLADSKLKGDLSIVLNALGSNTSLIRVDISGNGMGDMGAKMLAKALQINTKLRTVMWDKNNVSLQGLQDVAAALEKNHTIRFMPIPIIDAAQALKASPEKTEDALLKMEQYLLRNHETRKYLQEQAYRLQQGIVTTTTQQMMDMICVKVQDHLNSLRYTETNVVQEDMKVAKNLMKDARNSKRLLPNLYHMRGSPGGMGSPIQDKLESMAGEMARVMDGQLQTLLQSMVDTAEGLCPHVMRRSNLHQELMKAGAGRMTIPHSFITTTLLEQSGVDIINKISEVKLSMASFLSDRIVDEILESLSRSQNTLAEHLTRKPQPLLHQEPNKMEVLEETVLQPEAQTQEQSPHHAERLEEMDTCVSKRKSILCRMLRPVSVAFEMEFDLDKALEEVPIYEEDPPPPAPSDKKPTYFGELPTMEARKLEHHTKLRPKPKKRTKPSRAPREPICTSPPPEVEQNDLGKVDEGVDEFFYKKITKLSFKRPTLRGSSNIQEGSEKKRESRKSGFLNLIKSRTSKSEKSHGTAAITTPAAATVSTVTEEPLSPKAPLWDHSEISPDHSRKPPTPEPTEEHHSESDSKGSPHGGRHFGVPVMGPLMGMDLLAEMRKMHEKIVAHKSDSSDKADDKKGKPKGQTSSIAPRSKPTGVTPRSPAPQSIKPHMGPHTLGPLSPRASSSHSPDDTPDSCLGNVSPKGPLPTPRLKREPSDYEREEESSHINVELTGDSSPFDLDQEMDRSAIGGRQWSSLKRSTSVVQEVEGRERTKSLPASVRPSSTVDLVHCQSPGVFAKDNTEEDFSPTPDTDQRQNLRPDNMEDTMTTSQCRKKSYI from the exons ATGTCTGAAGAAGATACGGGTATTCCTAAGGAGCTGCTGG AGAGTCTGAGAGATGCCGTGGGAATGAAGATCAAGCTCACCCTGAAGAAGAGGTTGAAACTGGAGGTCAAAGGTGACAAACTGGAGAACCGAGTTCTG GCTTTGGCATCCCATCGGGTCTTTCTGCTTACTGCAAGGGTCCCTGCCAAG ATTGAACAGACCTTCAATTACCTAGATATACAGGGGATCATTAGTAACAAGCCCACTCAG TTGTTGTTGGAGTATGACCGAGGCCAGCTGTCCCTGAAGCTTGGCTCTGTGGAGGATGTGGATGAGGTGGTGGCCCACATTGGGAGCTGTCTACACAGAATCTGTCCAGGCCTCTCCCCAGC GAAGGCGATGAAGAAGTTGACCCTGAAGCCTCCTGAGAGGACGGCCGCCCTACAGTCTCTCTGGGAGGACCAGGCCACCACAGACCTAGGGCCGTGTG GTGGTTTCTCCCACATGTACTGGTGTCTCTGTGACCAGCTGGGTCTGCCATTCAGAGAGGAGGTGCAGTGG GATGTGGACACAATCTATCAGACCCAGGACACCAGGGAACTGAACCTGCAGGATTTCGTACATCTTGATAACCG AGATTTGGTGGCCATCATTGTGGTCCTGGAGTATAACCAATGGTTCACCAAGCTCTCCACAAAGGACTACAAACTG TCCACAGATGTGTGTGAAGAAATTCTGCGAGTTGTGTCCCGCTCCAGTCGCTTAGAGGAGCTGGTTTTAGAGAATGCAGGTCTCAGAAG TGATTTCGTGCAGAAGCTAGCCAACGCTCTGACCTGCAACCCTGCCTCTGCACTTCACACCCTCAACCTCACAAATAACTCCCTGGAGGACAAGG GCATATCTGCTCTCAGTGCACAGCTTGCCAAACTCCCAATGGGTCTCAAGCATTTGAACCTTTCAAAGACCTCCATATCGCAAAAAG GGGTTAACAGTCTGGCCCAGGCGCTGAGTGCCAACCCTGCTGTCcccactaccctcacacaccTGGACCTCTGTGGGAACTCACTCCGAGGAGACGACCTCTCA AATCTGTACAATTTCCTGGGTCAACATAACAGTCTAGTAACTCTGGATCTGTCCAGCAGTGACTGCTGTCTGGACCAA GTCTGCACTTCACTTCTACGAGGTTCTCTCAAGCACCTCTCAGTGCTCAACATGTCGAAGAGTGTTTTCTCTCACAG GAGAAGTAAAGATGTCCCGCATTCCTTCAAGCAGTTCTTTGGCACTGCATTGGCGCTGAGCAGTGTCAACCTGTCTGGAACCAAGCTCCCCCTGGAGGCACTCAA AGCACTTTTACTAGGTCTTGGTTGCAATCCTAATCTCAGTGAAGTATCACTGGATCTCAGCAGCTCTGAG CTAAGATCTGGAGGCTCTCAGATTCTGGAGGGCTGCATAGCTGAGATTCCCAACATCTCCAGCCTGGACATCTCAGACAACG GTTTGGATTCAGACCTGACCACTCTCTTGGTGTGGCTGGCCAAAAATCGCTCCATCCGCCACCTCTCACTGGGCAAGAACTTCAATAACATCAAATCCAA AAATTTGTCTCAAGTCTTGGACAACCTGGTGCACATGATACAGGAGGAGGAATCG CCCCTGACGTCCCTCTCCCTGGCCGACTCCAAGCTGAAGGGAGATCTGTCCATTGTACTGAACGCTCTGGGCAGCAACACCAGCCTGATCCGGGTGGACATCAGTGGCAACGGCATGGGAGACATGGGGGCCAAGATGCTGGCCAAGGCCCTACAGATCAACACCAAGCTCCG GACAGTTATGTGGGACAAAAACAATGTCAGCCTACAAGGCCTCCAGGATGTGGCAGCTGCTTTAGAAAa GAACCACACCATTCGCTTCATGCCTATCCCCATCATCGATGCTGCCCAGGCCCTCAAAGCCAGCCCTGAGAAAACAGAGGACGCCCTACTAAAG ATGGAGCAGTATCTCCTAAGGAACCACGAGACTCGAAAATACCTCCAAGAGCAAGCTTACCGGCTTCAGCAAGGCATTGTCACGACAACCACACAACAG ATGATGGACATGATCTGTGTAAAGGTGCAGGACCACCTGAACTCCCTGAGGTATACAGAGACCAACGTTGTCCAGGAGGACATGAAGGTGGCCAAGAACCTCATGAAGGACGCCAGGAACTCCAAAAGA CTGCTGCCCAACCTGTACCACATGAGGGGATCTCCTGGTGGCATGGGCAGCCCCATTCAGGACAAGCTAGAGTCCATGGCCGGAGAGATGGCCAGGGTCATGGATGGACAGCTACAG ACGTTGTTGCAGTCTATGGTTGACACCGCTGAGGGCCTCTGTCCCCATGTGATGAGGAGGAGCAACCTGCACCAGGAGCTGATGAAGGCAGGTGCAGGCAGGATGACCATCCCCCATAGCTTCATCACCACCACACTACTGGAACAGTCAGGAGTCGACATCATCAACAAGATCAG TGAAGTGAAGCTCAGTATGGCTTCCTTCCTCTCAGACCGTATCGTGGATGAGATCTTGGAATCTCTGTCCCGTTCCCAAAACACTCTG gCAGAACACCTGACCAGGAAACCTCAACCTCTTCTCCACCAGGAGCCCAACAAGATGGAGGTGCTGGAGGAGACAGTCCTCCAACCTGAGGCCCAGACCCAGGAGCAGAGTCCTCACCATGCTGAGAGGCTGGAGGAGATGGACACATGTGTG TCCAAGAGGAAGAGCATTCTCTGCAGGATGCTGCGGCCTGTATCTGTGGCCTTTG AAATGGAGTTTGACTTGGACAAGGCCCTGGAAGAAGTGCCTATATATGAGGAGGATCCGCCCCCTCCTGCCCCATCGGACAAGAAGCCGACTTACTTTGGCGAGCTGCCCACTATGGAGGCCCGAAAGCTAGAGCACCACACCAAGCTCCGCCCCAAACCGAAAAAGAGGACCAAACCTAGCCGAGCACCA CGGGAACCAATCTGCACCTCTCCACCACCAGAAGTGGAGCAGAATGACCTGGGGAAAGTGGATGAGGGTGTTGATGAATTCTTCTACAAGAAAATCACCAAACTTAGTTTTAA ACGACCCACCCTGAGGGGCTCCTCCAACATCCAGGAGGGGTCGGAGAAGAAACGGGAATCCCGTAAAAGCGGCTTCCTTAACCTCATCAAGTCTCGCACCTCGAAGTCCGAGAAGAGCCATGGAACAGCTGCCATCACCACCCCAGCTGCTGCGACTGTCAGCACTGTGACAGAGGAGCCCTTGTCCCCCAAGGCTCCGTTGTGGGACCACTCTGAAATCTCCCCTGACCACTCACGAAAGCCACCAACCCCTGAACCCACTGAGGAACATCACTCCGAGAGTGACAGTAAGGGTAGTCCTCATGGTGGCCGGCACTTTGGGGTCCCCGTAATGGGCCCCCTAATGGGAATGGACCTCCTGGCGGAGATGAGAAAAATGCATGAGAAAATAGTCGCTCATAAG TCGGACTCTTCAGACAAGGCAGATGATAAAAAAG GAAAGCCAAAGGGTCAAACATCGTCGATAGCGCCCAGGTCTAAACCCACCGGTGTTACACCCAGATCCCCAGCACCCCAGAGCATCAAGCCCCACATGGGACCACACACTTTGGGACCCCTGAGCCCTCGTGCCAGCAGCAGCCACAGCCCAG ATGACACCCCTGACTCCTGTCTTGGAAACGTATCCCCAAAAGGACCACTGCCCACCCCTCGCCTGAAGAGAGAGCCCTCAGActatgagagggaggaggagagtagcCACATTAATG TTGAACTCACAGGAGACTCCAGCCCATTTGACTTGGACCAAGAGATGGACAGGTCTGCAATTGGTGGGAGACAGTGGTCCTCCCTGAAGCGCTCCACTTCTGTGGTACAGGAAGTAGAAGGTCGAGAACGCACCAAGTCCCTCCCTGCATCTG TGAGACCTTCATCCACGGTGGACCTTGTCCACTGCCAAAGCCCTGGGGTATTTGCTAAAGACAACACCGAAGAGGACTTCTCTCCTACCCCTGACACGGACCAAAGACAGAATCTCAGGCCTGACAACATGGAGGACACCATGACGACATCCCAGTGTAGAAAGAAAAGCTACATCTAG
- the LOC109875843 gene encoding F-actin-uncapping protein LRRC16A isoform X1 encodes MSEEDTGIPKELLESLRDAVGMKIKLTLKKRLKLEVKGDKLENRVLALASHRVFLLTARVPAKIEQTFNYLDIQGIISNKPTQLLLEYDRGQLSLKLGSVEDVDEVVAHIGSCLHRICPGLSPAKAMKKLTLKPPERTAALQSLWEDQATTDLGPCGGFSHMYWCLCDQLGLPFREEVQWDVDTIYQTQDTRELNLQDFVHLDNRDLVAIIVVLEYNQWFTKLSTKDYKLSTDVCEEILRVVSRSSRLEELVLENAGLRSDFVQKLANALTCNPASALHTLNLTNNSLEDKGISALSAQLAKLPMGLKHLNLSKTSISQKGVNSLAQALSANPAVPTTLTHLDLCGNSLRGDDLSNLYNFLGQHNSLVTLDLSSSDCCLDQVCTSLLRGSLKHLSVLNMSKSVFSHRRSKDVPHSFKQFFGTALALSSVNLSGTKLPLEALKALLLGLGCNPNLSEVSLDLSSSELRSGGSQILEGCIAEIPNISSLDISDNGLDSDLTTLLVWLAKNRSIRHLSLGKNFNNIKSKNLSQVLDNLVHMIQEEESPLTSLSLADSKLKGDLSIVLNALGSNTSLIRVDISGNGMGDMGAKMLAKALQINTKLRTVMWDKNNVSLQGLQDVAAALEKNHTIRFMPIPIIDAAQALKASPEKTEDALLKMEQYLLRNHETRKYLQEQAYRLQQGIVTTTTQQMMDMICVKVQDHLNSLRYTETNVVQEDMKVAKNLMKDARNSKRLLPNLYHMRGSPGGMGSPIQDKLESMAGEMARVMDGQLQTLLQSMVDTAEGLCPHVMRRSNLHQELMKAGAGRMTIPHSFITTTLLEQSGVDIINKISEVKLSMASFLSDRIVDEILESLSRSQNTLAEHLTRKPQPLLHQEPNKMEVLEETVLQPEAQTQEQSPHHAERLEEMDTCVSKRKSILCRMLRPVSVAFGEFMFYIPEMEFDLDKALEEVPIYEEDPPPPAPSDKKPTYFGELPTMEARKLEHHTKLRPKPKKRTKPSRAPREPICTSPPPEVEQNDLGKVDEGVDEFFYKKITKLSFKRPTLRGSSNIQEGSEKKRESRKSGFLNLIKSRTSKSEKSHGTAAITTPAAATVSTVTEEPLSPKAPLWDHSEISPDHSRKPPTPEPTEEHHSESDSKGSPHGGRHFGVPVMGPLMGMDLLAEMRKMHEKIVAHKSDSSDKADDKKGKPKGQTSSIAPRSKPTGVTPRSPAPQSIKPHMGPHTLGPLSPRASSSHSPDDTPDSCLGNVSPKGPLPTPRLKREPSDYEREEESSHINVELTGDSSPFDLDQEMDRSAIGGRQWSSLKRSTSVVQEVEGRERTKSLPASVRPSSTVDLVHCQSPGVFAKDNTEEDFSPTPDTDQRQNLRPDNMEDTMTTSQCRKKSYI; translated from the exons ATGTCTGAAGAAGATACGGGTATTCCTAAGGAGCTGCTGG AGAGTCTGAGAGATGCCGTGGGAATGAAGATCAAGCTCACCCTGAAGAAGAGGTTGAAACTGGAGGTCAAAGGTGACAAACTGGAGAACCGAGTTCTG GCTTTGGCATCCCATCGGGTCTTTCTGCTTACTGCAAGGGTCCCTGCCAAG ATTGAACAGACCTTCAATTACCTAGATATACAGGGGATCATTAGTAACAAGCCCACTCAG TTGTTGTTGGAGTATGACCGAGGCCAGCTGTCCCTGAAGCTTGGCTCTGTGGAGGATGTGGATGAGGTGGTGGCCCACATTGGGAGCTGTCTACACAGAATCTGTCCAGGCCTCTCCCCAGC GAAGGCGATGAAGAAGTTGACCCTGAAGCCTCCTGAGAGGACGGCCGCCCTACAGTCTCTCTGGGAGGACCAGGCCACCACAGACCTAGGGCCGTGTG GTGGTTTCTCCCACATGTACTGGTGTCTCTGTGACCAGCTGGGTCTGCCATTCAGAGAGGAGGTGCAGTGG GATGTGGACACAATCTATCAGACCCAGGACACCAGGGAACTGAACCTGCAGGATTTCGTACATCTTGATAACCG AGATTTGGTGGCCATCATTGTGGTCCTGGAGTATAACCAATGGTTCACCAAGCTCTCCACAAAGGACTACAAACTG TCCACAGATGTGTGTGAAGAAATTCTGCGAGTTGTGTCCCGCTCCAGTCGCTTAGAGGAGCTGGTTTTAGAGAATGCAGGTCTCAGAAG TGATTTCGTGCAGAAGCTAGCCAACGCTCTGACCTGCAACCCTGCCTCTGCACTTCACACCCTCAACCTCACAAATAACTCCCTGGAGGACAAGG GCATATCTGCTCTCAGTGCACAGCTTGCCAAACTCCCAATGGGTCTCAAGCATTTGAACCTTTCAAAGACCTCCATATCGCAAAAAG GGGTTAACAGTCTGGCCCAGGCGCTGAGTGCCAACCCTGCTGTCcccactaccctcacacaccTGGACCTCTGTGGGAACTCACTCCGAGGAGACGACCTCTCA AATCTGTACAATTTCCTGGGTCAACATAACAGTCTAGTAACTCTGGATCTGTCCAGCAGTGACTGCTGTCTGGACCAA GTCTGCACTTCACTTCTACGAGGTTCTCTCAAGCACCTCTCAGTGCTCAACATGTCGAAGAGTGTTTTCTCTCACAG GAGAAGTAAAGATGTCCCGCATTCCTTCAAGCAGTTCTTTGGCACTGCATTGGCGCTGAGCAGTGTCAACCTGTCTGGAACCAAGCTCCCCCTGGAGGCACTCAA AGCACTTTTACTAGGTCTTGGTTGCAATCCTAATCTCAGTGAAGTATCACTGGATCTCAGCAGCTCTGAG CTAAGATCTGGAGGCTCTCAGATTCTGGAGGGCTGCATAGCTGAGATTCCCAACATCTCCAGCCTGGACATCTCAGACAACG GTTTGGATTCAGACCTGACCACTCTCTTGGTGTGGCTGGCCAAAAATCGCTCCATCCGCCACCTCTCACTGGGCAAGAACTTCAATAACATCAAATCCAA AAATTTGTCTCAAGTCTTGGACAACCTGGTGCACATGATACAGGAGGAGGAATCG CCCCTGACGTCCCTCTCCCTGGCCGACTCCAAGCTGAAGGGAGATCTGTCCATTGTACTGAACGCTCTGGGCAGCAACACCAGCCTGATCCGGGTGGACATCAGTGGCAACGGCATGGGAGACATGGGGGCCAAGATGCTGGCCAAGGCCCTACAGATCAACACCAAGCTCCG GACAGTTATGTGGGACAAAAACAATGTCAGCCTACAAGGCCTCCAGGATGTGGCAGCTGCTTTAGAAAa GAACCACACCATTCGCTTCATGCCTATCCCCATCATCGATGCTGCCCAGGCCCTCAAAGCCAGCCCTGAGAAAACAGAGGACGCCCTACTAAAG ATGGAGCAGTATCTCCTAAGGAACCACGAGACTCGAAAATACCTCCAAGAGCAAGCTTACCGGCTTCAGCAAGGCATTGTCACGACAACCACACAACAG ATGATGGACATGATCTGTGTAAAGGTGCAGGACCACCTGAACTCCCTGAGGTATACAGAGACCAACGTTGTCCAGGAGGACATGAAGGTGGCCAAGAACCTCATGAAGGACGCCAGGAACTCCAAAAGA CTGCTGCCCAACCTGTACCACATGAGGGGATCTCCTGGTGGCATGGGCAGCCCCATTCAGGACAAGCTAGAGTCCATGGCCGGAGAGATGGCCAGGGTCATGGATGGACAGCTACAG ACGTTGTTGCAGTCTATGGTTGACACCGCTGAGGGCCTCTGTCCCCATGTGATGAGGAGGAGCAACCTGCACCAGGAGCTGATGAAGGCAGGTGCAGGCAGGATGACCATCCCCCATAGCTTCATCACCACCACACTACTGGAACAGTCAGGAGTCGACATCATCAACAAGATCAG TGAAGTGAAGCTCAGTATGGCTTCCTTCCTCTCAGACCGTATCGTGGATGAGATCTTGGAATCTCTGTCCCGTTCCCAAAACACTCTG gCAGAACACCTGACCAGGAAACCTCAACCTCTTCTCCACCAGGAGCCCAACAAGATGGAGGTGCTGGAGGAGACAGTCCTCCAACCTGAGGCCCAGACCCAGGAGCAGAGTCCTCACCATGCTGAGAGGCTGGAGGAGATGGACACATGTGTG TCCAAGAGGAAGAGCATTCTCTGCAGGATGCTGCGGCCTGTATCTGTGGCCTTTGGTGAGTTTATGTTCTACATCCCAG AAATGGAGTTTGACTTGGACAAGGCCCTGGAAGAAGTGCCTATATATGAGGAGGATCCGCCCCCTCCTGCCCCATCGGACAAGAAGCCGACTTACTTTGGCGAGCTGCCCACTATGGAGGCCCGAAAGCTAGAGCACCACACCAAGCTCCGCCCCAAACCGAAAAAGAGGACCAAACCTAGCCGAGCACCA CGGGAACCAATCTGCACCTCTCCACCACCAGAAGTGGAGCAGAATGACCTGGGGAAAGTGGATGAGGGTGTTGATGAATTCTTCTACAAGAAAATCACCAAACTTAGTTTTAA ACGACCCACCCTGAGGGGCTCCTCCAACATCCAGGAGGGGTCGGAGAAGAAACGGGAATCCCGTAAAAGCGGCTTCCTTAACCTCATCAAGTCTCGCACCTCGAAGTCCGAGAAGAGCCATGGAACAGCTGCCATCACCACCCCAGCTGCTGCGACTGTCAGCACTGTGACAGAGGAGCCCTTGTCCCCCAAGGCTCCGTTGTGGGACCACTCTGAAATCTCCCCTGACCACTCACGAAAGCCACCAACCCCTGAACCCACTGAGGAACATCACTCCGAGAGTGACAGTAAGGGTAGTCCTCATGGTGGCCGGCACTTTGGGGTCCCCGTAATGGGCCCCCTAATGGGAATGGACCTCCTGGCGGAGATGAGAAAAATGCATGAGAAAATAGTCGCTCATAAG TCGGACTCTTCAGACAAGGCAGATGATAAAAAAG GAAAGCCAAAGGGTCAAACATCGTCGATAGCGCCCAGGTCTAAACCCACCGGTGTTACACCCAGATCCCCAGCACCCCAGAGCATCAAGCCCCACATGGGACCACACACTTTGGGACCCCTGAGCCCTCGTGCCAGCAGCAGCCACAGCCCAG ATGACACCCCTGACTCCTGTCTTGGAAACGTATCCCCAAAAGGACCACTGCCCACCCCTCGCCTGAAGAGAGAGCCCTCAGActatgagagggaggaggagagtagcCACATTAATG TTGAACTCACAGGAGACTCCAGCCCATTTGACTTGGACCAAGAGATGGACAGGTCTGCAATTGGTGGGAGACAGTGGTCCTCCCTGAAGCGCTCCACTTCTGTGGTACAGGAAGTAGAAGGTCGAGAACGCACCAAGTCCCTCCCTGCATCTG TGAGACCTTCATCCACGGTGGACCTTGTCCACTGCCAAAGCCCTGGGGTATTTGCTAAAGACAACACCGAAGAGGACTTCTCTCCTACCCCTGACACGGACCAAAGACAGAATCTCAGGCCTGACAACATGGAGGACACCATGACGACATCCCAGTGTAGAAAGAAAAGCTACATCTAG